The following coding sequences lie in one Litoribacterium kuwaitense genomic window:
- a CDS encoding ABC transporter substrate-binding protein: MKKYTLPFVIAILLSVVTACSGGGQASEGGKEAVTLDFMTNASEGILETYREIAENYQKENPDITVKVTSQGKDFEALMKAKMASNDLPDLWSTHGWSVERYSEHLVKVNDQPWFDKVKEPIIPAISKDNGDVFVLPLDIDQSGVVVNKDVLEEAGVNIDDLKTWDDFVSAFEKVKGIGKVPVGIGGKDPRQFAHFLDVMATPLYISSEKHNYADALLDGTFDWSKWSEASELLLSLKENEYLNKDALTASPDAMTELMARNEVAFLFANNGAVTGTLEFNPDANVGFVPIPAVHEGDAPVLIGGERDAVGVWKNSEHKEEALKFLAYLAQPENVQAISEEQGMPPALEGVESDLGKLTDDYKKYEDVPVEVYFDRVYLPGGMWSTLQTVGSGLVSGDISVEKAIQTMENDDNRLRKETEQ; this comes from the coding sequence ATGAAAAAATATACTCTTCCATTTGTGATCGCGATATTGCTGAGTGTCGTTACGGCATGCTCTGGCGGCGGTCAAGCGTCAGAAGGCGGCAAGGAGGCGGTTACGCTTGATTTTATGACGAACGCAAGCGAAGGCATTTTAGAAACGTACCGTGAGATTGCGGAAAACTACCAAAAAGAAAATCCAGATATCACCGTTAAAGTAACGAGCCAAGGAAAAGATTTTGAAGCTTTAATGAAAGCGAAAATGGCGTCCAATGACTTGCCTGACTTATGGTCGACGCACGGCTGGTCGGTTGAACGTTATAGTGAACATTTAGTAAAGGTGAATGATCAGCCTTGGTTTGACAAAGTGAAGGAGCCTATTATCCCAGCCATTTCAAAAGACAATGGCGACGTCTTTGTTCTTCCGCTTGATATTGACCAGAGTGGTGTCGTCGTCAATAAAGATGTTCTTGAAGAAGCGGGTGTGAACATTGATGACTTAAAAACGTGGGATGACTTTGTAAGTGCCTTTGAAAAAGTGAAAGGGATCGGTAAAGTTCCTGTTGGCATTGGTGGAAAAGACCCACGCCAGTTTGCCCACTTCCTGGATGTTATGGCAACCCCTTTATACATTTCCAGCGAAAAACATAACTACGCTGATGCACTTCTTGATGGAACATTTGACTGGAGTAAATGGTCAGAAGCAAGTGAGTTATTGTTGTCATTAAAAGAGAATGAGTACCTGAATAAAGACGCCCTCACGGCAAGCCCAGATGCGATGACGGAATTAATGGCAAGAAATGAAGTAGCCTTTTTATTTGCGAACAACGGTGCAGTCACAGGCACATTAGAATTTAACCCAGACGCTAATGTCGGTTTTGTGCCGATTCCAGCCGTTCATGAAGGCGACGCACCGGTTTTAATTGGTGGCGAGCGCGATGCGGTCGGTGTGTGGAAAAACTCCGAGCATAAAGAAGAAGCCCTGAAGTTCTTAGCGTATTTGGCACAGCCTGAAAATGTCCAAGCCATCTCTGAGGAGCAAGGCATGCCTCCTGCTTTGGAAGGTGTAGAAAGCGACTTAGGCAAGCTGACTGACGACTACAAGAAATATGAAGATGTTCCGGTAGAAGTGTACTTTGACCGTGTGTACTTGCCAGGTGGCATGTGGAGCACTTTGCAGACAGTTGGTTCTGGTTTAGTTTCTGGCGACATCTCGGTTGAAAAGGCCATTCAAACGATGGAAAACGATGATAACCGTCTGCGTAAAGAAACAGAGCAGTAA
- a CDS encoding carbohydrate ABC transporter permease, with the protein MAAKNKQMYLFLLPAMILFTIFVFMPFYEGIRISFTNWDGYSQSFDFIGFFNYATLLENELFVIGMKNTLIYGFACTIIQNVLGLLYALFVNKKFAGRNLVRLIIYMPAIIAGIIMGYMMYGIFQYNGGALNDIMQLFNAEKIDWFGSGNRAVLIIVIVNSLQFVGVAMMIYLAGLQNIPSSLVEAAQLDGATSRQILKNVTLPLLIPAITSSFLINIIGGLQLFGLIVALTNGGPGISTHSMATAINNMHFWSQNAGQAAAAGMVLFVMIFVISLMMNIFFNKKDVDM; encoded by the coding sequence ATGGCGGCGAAAAATAAACAAATGTATCTCTTTTTATTGCCTGCAATGATCTTATTTACGATTTTTGTATTTATGCCGTTTTACGAGGGCATCCGCATTTCATTTACGAACTGGGATGGATATTCGCAAAGCTTTGATTTTATCGGCTTCTTTAACTATGCGACGTTACTCGAAAACGAACTGTTTGTAATTGGGATGAAAAACACGTTGATTTATGGCTTTGCGTGTACAATCATTCAAAACGTGTTAGGCCTGCTTTACGCTTTATTTGTCAATAAAAAATTTGCGGGACGAAACCTTGTGCGTCTCATCATTTATATGCCCGCCATTATTGCGGGAATTATTATGGGTTACATGATGTATGGTATTTTTCAATATAATGGCGGTGCATTAAACGATATCATGCAGCTGTTTAACGCTGAGAAAATCGATTGGTTTGGCAGCGGCAATCGTGCTGTCTTGATCATCGTCATCGTAAACTCCTTACAGTTTGTCGGCGTAGCCATGATGATTTATCTAGCCGGATTGCAAAATATCCCGTCATCCCTCGTCGAAGCAGCGCAATTGGATGGGGCGACGAGCAGACAGATCTTAAAAAATGTAACCTTGCCGCTTTTGATTCCGGCTATTACATCAAGCTTTTTAATCAACATCATTGGTGGTTTGCAGCTGTTTGGCTTGATCGTTGCGTTGACGAACGGCGGTCCTGGTATTAGCACTCATTCAATGGCGACAGCAATTAACAATATGCATTTTTGGAGCCAAAACGCCGGACAGGCTGCCGCGGCTGGAATGGTCTTGTTCGTCATGATTTTTGTGATCTCCCTAATGATGAATATTTTCTTTAACAAAAAGGATGTGGACATGTGA
- a CDS encoding carbohydrate ABC transporter permease: MSVRKSYHLQVIGFLIICLHLLPIYITVVASFKDKTDLSSKWLLPDYFSVDHFTNAVDGGFFSALYNTIIITFFTVLLVVIVGAMTGYALARLKNVVTNIVLYATLGVMMVPEISLIVPLYKTMMNLHAINTFWGIILLGATYSLPLSIFIYTNFIKSIPKELDEAAEMDGCSPLQTFFRIILPQLGPVTASILILIGVKIFNQFLFPLYFLQAPEMRMITTYISTFFNENSNVNEASAAALLGTLPVILAYIFLQKYFVRGAMEGIGK; the protein is encoded by the coding sequence GTGAGTGTACGCAAATCGTATCATCTGCAAGTGATTGGCTTTTTGATCATCTGTTTACACTTGCTGCCTATTTATATTACGGTTGTTGCTTCGTTTAAAGACAAAACCGACTTAAGTTCAAAATGGCTGTTGCCCGATTATTTTAGCGTCGATCATTTTACGAATGCTGTCGATGGTGGTTTTTTTAGTGCTTTATATAACACGATCATTATCACGTTTTTTACCGTACTCCTCGTCGTCATTGTTGGAGCGATGACAGGCTATGCGCTCGCCCGCTTGAAAAATGTCGTCACGAATATCGTTTTGTATGCGACGCTCGGTGTGATGATGGTGCCAGAAATCAGTTTAATCGTACCATTGTATAAAACGATGATGAACTTACACGCGATTAACACGTTTTGGGGCATTATTTTACTCGGTGCGACGTACTCATTGCCATTAAGCATTTTTATTTACACGAATTTTATTAAGAGCATTCCGAAAGAATTGGATGAGGCGGCCGAGATGGATGGGTGCAGCCCATTGCAGACATTCTTCCGGATTATTTTGCCACAGCTTGGTCCCGTCACCGCCAGTATTCTTATCTTAATCGGGGTTAAGATTTTCAACCAATTTTTATTTCCGCTTTATTTCTTACAGGCACCTGAAATGCGGATGATTACAACATACATCTCGACCTTTTTTAACGAAAACAGCAATGTCAACGAAGCATCGGCTGCCGCCTTGCTTGGAACATTGCCGGTCATTCTCGCCTATATTTTCCTGCAAAAATATTTTGTCAGAGGCGCAATGGAAGGGATCGGGAAGTAA
- a CDS encoding CysS/YqeB C-terminal domain-containing protein — protein sequence MREDKKKDAAYLREDLAKLGAVIRDERHGQYVRMAQWNQEVILEVKNDR from the coding sequence TTGCGCGAAGATAAAAAGAAGGATGCCGCTTATTTACGGGAAGACTTAGCAAAACTGGGCGCTGTCATTCGCGATGAACGCCATGGACAATATGTAAGAATGGCACAGTGGAATCAAGAAGTCATACTTGAGGTGAAGAATGATAGATAA
- a CDS encoding MFS transporter, with protein MKKVLLLTMGMFTLGFDAYVIAGLLPDIRATFHMSDAQTGQAVTVFTLCYALAAPFFATLLAGKPLRTILVLALAVFTLGNGITALAWDIPSFFISRAVAGVGAGLFSPLAASAAVSLVVKEKSGRALGLTLGGMSIGTVAGVPLGLMIADFAGWQGTLWVITALGFSAMIGIASWMPRFPATAPPPLRERLAMITHRQVAMVVGITFIASTASLGLYTYITTILEQFANIHSHTPYIWAWGIGGVVGSLSIGTLIDRTGRPKVLMLWLLSILALSMFSLSFATNAPFFAFVPIFLWGAMGWASLAPQQQALLAIQPEHGPTTIALNSSANYLGSSVGSMLGGAALFAGLSPTYLPIAAGMLILLAVLGQWMIVGKQRDFRMDQTVD; from the coding sequence ATGAAAAAGGTTTTACTGTTAACCATGGGAATGTTCACGCTTGGCTTTGATGCTTACGTGATTGCTGGCTTGCTGCCTGATATTCGCGCTACTTTTCACATGAGCGATGCACAAACCGGGCAGGCCGTCACGGTCTTCACCCTTTGTTACGCGCTCGCGGCACCTTTCTTTGCGACACTATTAGCCGGCAAGCCGCTGCGCACCATCTTAGTGCTCGCGCTAGCGGTCTTCACTCTAGGCAATGGCATCACTGCGCTCGCATGGGATATTCCTAGCTTCTTTATATCGCGTGCGGTTGCGGGTGTTGGTGCTGGACTGTTTTCCCCACTCGCCGCCTCTGCTGCTGTCTCATTAGTCGTGAAAGAAAAAAGCGGGCGGGCTCTAGGGTTAACATTAGGCGGGATGAGTATCGGAACGGTTGCTGGTGTGCCGCTCGGACTAATGATTGCTGATTTCGCAGGATGGCAAGGAACGTTATGGGTCATTACTGCATTGGGCTTTAGCGCCATGATCGGCATTGCTTCCTGGATGCCTCGCTTTCCAGCAACAGCACCACCGCCGCTCAGGGAGCGTTTGGCCATGATCACGCATCGACAGGTGGCGATGGTTGTCGGCATCACCTTTATTGCGAGCACCGCGAGTCTTGGTTTGTACACATATATCACAACGATTCTGGAACAATTCGCAAACATTCATTCACACACTCCCTATATATGGGCGTGGGGAATTGGCGGTGTCGTTGGGAGTTTATCAATCGGCACACTTATTGATCGGACTGGACGTCCAAAAGTGCTGATGCTGTGGTTACTTTCGATTCTAGCACTTTCGATGTTTAGCCTGTCATTTGCAACAAACGCCCCCTTTTTCGCATTTGTACCGATTTTCTTATGGGGTGCGATGGGATGGGCATCACTCGCTCCCCAACAGCAAGCGTTATTGGCGATTCAACCAGAACATGGACCGACAACGATTGCTTTAAACAGCTCTGCGAATTACTTAGGAAGCTCCGTTGGCTCTATGCTTGGCGGAGCGGCGTTATTTGCCGGCTTGTCACCAACATACTTACCAATTGCAGCAGGCATGCTCATCTTATTGGCAGTGCTAGGGCAATGGATGATCGTAGGTAAACAACGCGATTTTCGCATGGATCAGACAGTGGATTAG
- a CDS encoding LysR family transcriptional regulator encodes MNTDWLQSFFAAAKHHSFSKAAKASNLSQPALSKHIRHLEQDLGVLLFHRTAMGIDLTEAGAHFYKRMLPVFTDLGAVRQEMKGFSRKKPIVIGSLPSLATYYLPARIKGRQFMGRPVKLMIQNTSDELLQSLQEDRLDAVVADSTCVMDSLWQHVLFTEEYHAVFPIGHRFQHRQTISLTELLDEPMIVHEAPCDTRKRIVKQTKALGKEPNIVSEVNFGDFIFGAVTAGMGVTIIPEIVAKHLGHQQLFTLPLTDFGEKRTISLVAKSKIIGTELYDGWSSLAEEDKGSSSSDEPVSDVLTGKLGTDFVGQKFD; translated from the coding sequence ATGAATACAGACTGGCTACAAAGCTTTTTTGCTGCAGCAAAGCATCATAGCTTCTCAAAGGCAGCAAAAGCGAGCAACTTGTCTCAACCTGCGTTAAGTAAGCATATTCGCCATTTGGAGCAAGACCTCGGTGTATTGCTATTTCACCGGACAGCGATGGGCATTGACCTGACGGAGGCAGGCGCTCATTTTTATAAACGCATGCTCCCTGTTTTTACTGATTTGGGAGCGGTTCGTCAAGAAATGAAAGGCTTTAGCCGAAAAAAGCCGATCGTGATCGGCAGTTTACCGAGCCTGGCAACGTATTATTTACCTGCCAGAATTAAAGGCCGTCAATTTATGGGGCGACCGGTTAAGTTAATGATACAAAACACTTCAGACGAATTGCTGCAATCCTTGCAGGAAGACAGGCTTGATGCGGTTGTTGCAGATTCAACTTGTGTGATGGATTCATTGTGGCAACATGTTTTGTTTACCGAGGAATATCATGCTGTGTTCCCGATCGGTCACCGTTTTCAACACCGCCAAACGATTAGTCTCACTGAGCTCTTGGACGAGCCAATGATTGTTCACGAAGCGCCCTGTGATACGAGGAAGCGGATTGTCAAGCAAACCAAGGCGCTCGGCAAAGAGCCAAACATCGTTAGTGAAGTCAATTTTGGCGATTTTATTTTTGGCGCAGTCACAGCTGGAATGGGGGTGACGATCATTCCAGAAATTGTCGCGAAGCATCTAGGTCACCAACAGCTCTTCACATTGCCGCTGACCGATTTTGGTGAAAAGCGGACGATTTCGTTGGTCGCTAAATCTAAAATAATAGGAACAGAGCTCTATGATGGATGGTCAAGCTTAGCGGAAGAAGATAAGGGGTCATCCTCGAGTGACGAGCCAGTAAGCGATGTTTTGACGGGAAAATTGGGCACAGATTTTGTTGGTCAAAAGTTCGATTGA
- a CDS encoding NUDIX domain-containing protein, translating into MHIRNSVKAIIIQEGQVLLTKNQDDEGYFYLFPGGGQEHGETFHQTLKRECIEEIGREVTIGDLVHIREYIGKHHEHAVFDHDAHQVEYYFVCSLVDEHVSPLPTHPDAHQVGVEWLSVRDLLQYRTYPKAIREHIIASGQGEAAPIYLGDVN; encoded by the coding sequence ATGCATATACGAAACTCAGTCAAAGCAATCATCATTCAAGAAGGACAGGTGCTGCTTACAAAAAATCAAGACGACGAGGGGTATTTTTACTTGTTCCCTGGCGGTGGGCAAGAGCATGGTGAAACCTTTCACCAAACATTAAAGCGCGAGTGCATCGAGGAAATTGGCAGGGAAGTGACCATTGGCGACCTGGTGCACATTCGCGAGTATATTGGCAAACATCATGAGCATGCGGTGTTTGACCATGATGCCCATCAAGTGGAATATTATTTTGTCTGCTCTTTAGTTGATGAACATGTATCGCCACTGCCGACGCATCCTGACGCGCATCAAGTTGGTGTTGAATGGCTTTCTGTCCGTGACTTATTGCAATATCGGACCTATCCGAAGGCCATCAGAGAGCATATCATAGCATCTGGACAAGGGGAAGCGGCGCCTATTTATTTGGGGGATGTGAATTAA
- a CDS encoding DUF421 domain-containing protein has protein sequence MNFIWESFVLILSGILLLRVAGRKSISQMTLAQTVVMISIGTIIVQPIVEKSVLKAIVSALIFVIAVTVLEYLQLKSDAFETFITGKSKIVIENGVLNVDNLKKTRLTVDQLEMRLRNQGISRIDDVKTATLEPNGQLGYELKEEARPLTVGDLKKYIQPQYLNHTSATPTDPDTTYDPESIFQEINRYSPSEQDLK, from the coding sequence ATGAATTTTATTTGGGAATCGTTTGTTTTGATTTTAAGTGGCATCCTTTTATTGCGCGTTGCTGGGCGGAAATCCATCTCGCAAATGACACTAGCTCAAACCGTCGTGATGATCTCGATTGGTACAATCATCGTGCAGCCGATTGTAGAAAAAAGTGTACTAAAGGCCATTGTGAGCGCTCTTATTTTTGTCATTGCTGTCACCGTTTTGGAATATCTGCAATTAAAATCAGATGCCTTTGAGACATTTATTACTGGGAAATCTAAAATCGTGATTGAAAACGGTGTCTTAAATGTTGACAATTTGAAAAAAACGCGTCTTACCGTCGACCAATTAGAAATGAGGTTACGGAATCAGGGCATTTCTAGAATTGACGATGTCAAAACAGCAACCCTTGAGCCTAATGGACAATTAGGGTATGAGTTAAAGGAAGAGGCCAGGCCCTTAACCGTTGGCGATTTAAAGAAATATATTCAGCCACAATACTTAAACCATACATCGGCTACTCCAACCGATCCCGATACAACATACGATCCTGAAAGCATCTTCCAAGAAATCAATCGTTATTCGCCGTCTGAGCAAGATCTTAAGTAA
- the speG gene encoding spermidine N1-acetyltransferase codes for MSDGLRLRTLEREDLKFVHELNNNANIMSYWFEEPYEAFVELQDLYDKHIHDQSERRFIVEKDQVMLGMVELVEIDYIHRRAEFQIIIDPKHQGRGYAATATQLAMDYAFQVLNLHKLYLVVDEKNDKAIHVYKKVGFSVEAELKGEFFVEGSYHNAIRMCIFQHEYFS; via the coding sequence ATGAGTGATGGACTGCGATTACGTACCTTGGAACGGGAGGATTTGAAGTTTGTTCATGAATTAAATAATAATGCAAACATTATGTCGTATTGGTTTGAAGAGCCTTACGAAGCGTTTGTCGAGCTTCAAGACCTTTATGACAAGCACATTCATGATCAAAGCGAGCGCCGGTTTATCGTTGAAAAAGATCAAGTCATGCTCGGGATGGTGGAGCTTGTAGAAATTGATTATATTCATCGCCGCGCTGAATTTCAAATCATCATTGATCCGAAGCACCAAGGTCGAGGATATGCAGCGACAGCGACGCAACTAGCGATGGATTATGCATTCCAAGTATTAAATTTGCATAAGCTGTATCTTGTCGTCGATGAGAAGAATGACAAAGCCATTCATGTGTACAAAAAAGTCGGCTTTTCTGTGGAAGCAGAGTTAAAGGGTGAGTTTTTCGTAGAGGGTAGTTATCATAACGCCATCCGTATGTGCATTTTTCAGCACGAATATTTCAGTTAA